Proteins co-encoded in one Metabacillus sp. KUDC1714 genomic window:
- a CDS encoding 3D domain-containing protein, translated as MISIKRVSKRMFMALLFLGALTTTFEAISGVEAEDVKNWYDLKVSSSSETLDHVNVNEDDDSFRVLGLTFKSMNNEPTIETQVSSSVETINHDVSLEDAFDWSQYPTKKVIATGYTAGVESTGKYPNHPSYGITYSGVKVKRDLYSTVAADTSVFPIGTILFIPGYGYGVVADIGGAIKGNRLDLYYETVTDVYNNWGKKQLDVYVVKMGEGKLTEEQLERLNEEESMQVFRQKYIKSKTKS; from the coding sequence ATGATAAGTATAAAGAGAGTTAGTAAAAGGATGTTTATGGCCTTATTATTTTTAGGGGCATTAACAACAACGTTTGAAGCGATATCAGGTGTAGAAGCAGAGGACGTTAAGAACTGGTACGATCTTAAAGTTTCAAGTTCAAGTGAAACCCTCGATCATGTAAATGTAAATGAGGATGATGATTCCTTCAGAGTTTTAGGGTTAACGTTTAAATCAATGAATAATGAACCAACTATTGAAACACAGGTTTCCTCAAGTGTTGAAACAATTAATCACGATGTATCACTTGAAGATGCTTTTGATTGGTCTCAGTATCCTACAAAAAAAGTTATCGCAACAGGTTATACAGCAGGTGTAGAATCTACTGGTAAATATCCCAACCATCCAAGTTATGGAATTACATATTCAGGTGTAAAAGTAAAACGTGATTTATACTCGACTGTTGCTGCAGATACAAGTGTATTTCCGATTGGGACTATTCTTTTTATTCCAGGATATGGTTATGGAGTCGTGGCAGATATAGGCGGTGCAATAAAAGGTAATAGATTAGATCTCTATTATGAGACGGTAACAGACGTATACAATAATTGGGGGAAGAAGCAATTAGATGTATATGTTGTGAAAATGGGCGAAGGTAAATTAACGGAAGAACAATTAGAGCGTTTGAATGAAGAGGAATCAATGCAAGTTTTTAGGCAAAAGTATATAAAAAGTAAAACAAAAAGCTAG